One Kaistella polysaccharea DNA segment encodes these proteins:
- the trxA gene encoding thioredoxin, whose product MALEITDQSFKETVLNSDKPVLVDFWAVWCGPCRMLGPIIEEVAADFEGRAIIGKVDVDNNQQVSVDYGIRNIPTVLIFKNGEVVDKIVGVASKEVITEKLSAHL is encoded by the coding sequence ATGGCATTAGAAATTACAGATCAATCGTTTAAAGAAACAGTATTGAATTCAGATAAACCGGTATTGGTAGATTTTTGGGCAGTATGGTGCGGACCATGCAGAATGCTCGGACCAATTATCGAAGAAGTTGCTGCTGACTTTGAAGGTAGAGCAATCATCGGGAAAGTTGATGTAGATAATAATCAGCAGGTTTCTGTAGATTATGGCATTAGAAATATCCCGACAGTTTTAATCTTTAAAAATGGTGAAGTTGTTGATAAAATCGTAGGAGTTGCATCAAAAGAAGTGATTACCGAAAAATTATCGGCACACTTGTAG